A single genomic interval of Heliangelus exortis chromosome 20, bHelExo1.hap1, whole genome shotgun sequence harbors:
- the EPN3 gene encoding epsin-3 isoform X1, which yields MTTSALRRQVKNIVHNYSEAEIKVREATSNDPWGPPSSLMSEIADLTFNTVAFAEVMGMIWRRLNDSGKNWRHVYKALTLLDYLIKTGSEKVTHQCRENLYTIQTLKDFQYVDRDGKDQGINIREKVKQVMALLKDEERLKQERAHALQTKERMALEGMGSGSHQVTYGRRASPYGEEYGRARGSPSSFNSSSSSPRFASDLEQARPQTTGEEELQLQLALAMSREEAEKKPLPPISSRDEERQLQLALALSKEEHEKEVRTWQGENSLMQRAVEEPAQGREEEEEEEKMKKSQSSIMELADIFGPAPAPSSHTSADPWDMPDMKPKAEPAASAWTGAADPWVPVPAAGGEPLSQAGASSQQTSAGPWDFPPGTTTAATSDPWGKASLSSGFPPADPWVTASPPAQAPGSTPAADPWAAVAEQPPNPAPGGDAFDLFAKLPEQDSSQPPSSAKSNSPVELDPFDDLFPSTKQDGAKSFDLTNLAESLPESSKERKDCKTPEAFLGPAASSLVNLDSLVAPAPASKTRNPFLSGLSTPSPTNPFSLAEQPKPTLNQMRTSSPVPALPAGLPANSMTYSASLPMPLSSVPTAATALPVSASAFPQAGTFPELPTTLPQPLLPMSGPPAPPPAPGGLNPFL from the exons ATGACGACCTCGGCACTGCGCAGGCAGGTGAAGAACATCGTGCACAACTACTCGGAGGCTGAGATCAAAGTGCGGGAGGCCACCTCCAATGATCCCTGGGGACCACCCAGCTCCCTGATGTCAGAGATCGCCGATCTCACCTTCAACACGGTGGCCTTCGCCGAGGTCATGGGCATGATCTGGCGGCGGCTGAACGACAGCGGCAAAAACTGGCGTCACGTCTACAAAGCCCTCACCCTCCTGGACTACCTCATCAAAACCGGCTCCGAGAAGGTGACCCACCAGTGCCGGGAGAACCTCTACACCATCCAGACGCTGAAGGACTTCCAGTACGTGGACCGTGATGGCAAGGACCAGGGCATCAACATCCGAGAGAAGGTGAAGCAGGTGATGGCTCTGCTGAAGGACGAGGAGCGGCTGAAGCAGGAGCGGGCACATGCGCTGCAGACCAAGGAGCGCATGGCCCTCGAGGGCATGGGCAGTGGCAGCCACCAGGTCACCTACGGCCGCCGTGCATCACCCTATGGCGAGGAGTACGGCCGGGCACGGGGCTCACCCTCCTCCTTTAACT catcatcctcatccccacGGTTTGCCTCTGACCTGGAGCAAGCGAGGCCCCAGACtacaggagaggaggagctgcagctgcagcttgcACTGGCCATGAGTcgggaggaggcagagaag AAGCCACTTCCTCCAATTTCCAGTAGAGATGAAGAAAGGCAATTGCAGCTAGCGCTCGCGCTGAGCAAAGAGGAGCATGAGAAG GAGGTGAGGACTTGGCAAGGGGAGAACTCCCTGATGCAGAGAGCTGTGGAGgagcctgcccagggcagggaggaagaggaggaagaagaaaagatgaagaaaagccAG tCTTCTATCATGGAGCTGGCAGATATATTTGGGCCGGCACCAGCTCCCTCCAGCCACACGTCTGCTGACCCATGGGATATGCCAG ATATGAAACCCAAAGCAGAGCCCGCAGCCTCTGCCTGGACGGGTGCTGCTGACCCCTGGGTGCCGGTCCCGGCTGCGGGTGGGGAGCCCCTCTCCCAGGCGGGTGCTTCATCCCAGCAaacctctgctggtccttgGGATTTCCCCCCTGGTACCACCACTGCTGCCACCTCCGATCCTTGGGGGAAGGCTTCCTTGTCTTCTGGCTTCCCTCCTGCGGATCCCTGGGTGACAgcatcccccccagcccaggcccCTGGTTCTACACCAGCTGCTGACCCTTGGGCTGCTGTGGCTGAACAACCTCCTAACCCTG ctccagggGGAGACGCTTTCGATCTGTTTGCAAAGCTGCCGGAGCAGGATTCCTCACAGCCACCCTCCTCTGCCAAGTCCAACAGCCCCGTCG agctggaccccTTTGATGACCTGTTCCCCAGCACCAAGCAGGATGGAGCGAAGAGCTTCGACCTCACCAACCTGGCTGAGTCTCTGCCCGAATCCAGCAAAGAACGGAAGGACTGTAAAACCCCTGAAGCCTTCCTTGGCCCCGCTGCCTCCTCCCTTGTCAACCTGGACTCCCTGGTCGCGCCTGCACCAGCCTCCAAGACACGCAACCCCTTTCTCTCGG GTCTGAGCACGCCGTCCCCCACCAACCCTTTCAGCCTCGCCGAACAGCCCAAGCCGACGCTCAACCAGATGCGGACCAGCTCGCCGGTGCCCGCCCTGCCCGCCGGCCTCCCCGCCAACTCCATGACCTACAGCGCGTCCCTGCCGATGCCCCTCAGCAGTGTCCCCACCGCCGCCACCGCCCTCCCCGTCTCCGCCAGTGCCTTCCCCCAGGCCGGCACCTTTCCCGAACTCCCCACCACTTTGCCGCAGCCGTTACTGCCCATGAGCGGCCCCCCGGCCCCACCGCCCGCTCCGGGGGGGCTCAACCCCTTCCTCTGA
- the EPN3 gene encoding epsin-3 isoform X2, which yields MTTSALRRQVKNIVHNYSEAEIKVREATSNDPWGPPSSLMSEIADLTFNTVAFAEVMGMIWRRLNDSGKNWRHVYKALTLLDYLIKTGSEKVTHQCRENLYTIQTLKDFQYVDRDGKDQGINIREKVKQVMALLKDEERLKQERAHALQTKERMALEGMGSGSHQVTYGRRASPYGEEYGRARGSPSSFNSSSSSPRFASDLEQARPQTTGEEELQLQLALAMSREEAEKEVRTWQGENSLMQRAVEEPAQGREEEEEEEKMKKSQSSIMELADIFGPAPAPSSHTSADPWDMPDMKPKAEPAASAWTGAADPWVPVPAAGGEPLSQAGASSQQTSAGPWDFPPGTTTAATSDPWGKASLSSGFPPADPWVTASPPAQAPGSTPAADPWAAVAEQPPNPAPGGDAFDLFAKLPEQDSSQPPSSAKSNSPVELDPFDDLFPSTKQDGAKSFDLTNLAESLPESSKERKDCKTPEAFLGPAASSLVNLDSLVAPAPASKTRNPFLSGLSTPSPTNPFSLAEQPKPTLNQMRTSSPVPALPAGLPANSMTYSASLPMPLSSVPTAATALPVSASAFPQAGTFPELPTTLPQPLLPMSGPPAPPPAPGGLNPFL from the exons ATGACGACCTCGGCACTGCGCAGGCAGGTGAAGAACATCGTGCACAACTACTCGGAGGCTGAGATCAAAGTGCGGGAGGCCACCTCCAATGATCCCTGGGGACCACCCAGCTCCCTGATGTCAGAGATCGCCGATCTCACCTTCAACACGGTGGCCTTCGCCGAGGTCATGGGCATGATCTGGCGGCGGCTGAACGACAGCGGCAAAAACTGGCGTCACGTCTACAAAGCCCTCACCCTCCTGGACTACCTCATCAAAACCGGCTCCGAGAAGGTGACCCACCAGTGCCGGGAGAACCTCTACACCATCCAGACGCTGAAGGACTTCCAGTACGTGGACCGTGATGGCAAGGACCAGGGCATCAACATCCGAGAGAAGGTGAAGCAGGTGATGGCTCTGCTGAAGGACGAGGAGCGGCTGAAGCAGGAGCGGGCACATGCGCTGCAGACCAAGGAGCGCATGGCCCTCGAGGGCATGGGCAGTGGCAGCCACCAGGTCACCTACGGCCGCCGTGCATCACCCTATGGCGAGGAGTACGGCCGGGCACGGGGCTCACCCTCCTCCTTTAACT catcatcctcatccccacGGTTTGCCTCTGACCTGGAGCAAGCGAGGCCCCAGACtacaggagaggaggagctgcagctgcagcttgcACTGGCCATGAGTcgggaggaggcagagaag GAGGTGAGGACTTGGCAAGGGGAGAACTCCCTGATGCAGAGAGCTGTGGAGgagcctgcccagggcagggaggaagaggaggaagaagaaaagatgaagaaaagccAG tCTTCTATCATGGAGCTGGCAGATATATTTGGGCCGGCACCAGCTCCCTCCAGCCACACGTCTGCTGACCCATGGGATATGCCAG ATATGAAACCCAAAGCAGAGCCCGCAGCCTCTGCCTGGACGGGTGCTGCTGACCCCTGGGTGCCGGTCCCGGCTGCGGGTGGGGAGCCCCTCTCCCAGGCGGGTGCTTCATCCCAGCAaacctctgctggtccttgGGATTTCCCCCCTGGTACCACCACTGCTGCCACCTCCGATCCTTGGGGGAAGGCTTCCTTGTCTTCTGGCTTCCCTCCTGCGGATCCCTGGGTGACAgcatcccccccagcccaggcccCTGGTTCTACACCAGCTGCTGACCCTTGGGCTGCTGTGGCTGAACAACCTCCTAACCCTG ctccagggGGAGACGCTTTCGATCTGTTTGCAAAGCTGCCGGAGCAGGATTCCTCACAGCCACCCTCCTCTGCCAAGTCCAACAGCCCCGTCG agctggaccccTTTGATGACCTGTTCCCCAGCACCAAGCAGGATGGAGCGAAGAGCTTCGACCTCACCAACCTGGCTGAGTCTCTGCCCGAATCCAGCAAAGAACGGAAGGACTGTAAAACCCCTGAAGCCTTCCTTGGCCCCGCTGCCTCCTCCCTTGTCAACCTGGACTCCCTGGTCGCGCCTGCACCAGCCTCCAAGACACGCAACCCCTTTCTCTCGG GTCTGAGCACGCCGTCCCCCACCAACCCTTTCAGCCTCGCCGAACAGCCCAAGCCGACGCTCAACCAGATGCGGACCAGCTCGCCGGTGCCCGCCCTGCCCGCCGGCCTCCCCGCCAACTCCATGACCTACAGCGCGTCCCTGCCGATGCCCCTCAGCAGTGTCCCCACCGCCGCCACCGCCCTCCCCGTCTCCGCCAGTGCCTTCCCCCAGGCCGGCACCTTTCCCGAACTCCCCACCACTTTGCCGCAGCCGTTACTGCCCATGAGCGGCCCCCCGGCCCCACCGCCCGCTCCGGGGGGGCTCAACCCCTTCCTCTGA
- the EPN3 gene encoding epsin-3 isoform X5 — MTTSALRRQVKNIVHNYSEAEIKVREATSNDPWGPPSSLMSEIADLTFNTVAFAEVMGMIWRRLNDSGKNWRHVYKALTLLDYLIKTGSEKVTHQCRENLYTIQTLKDFQYVDRDGKDQGINIREKVKQVMALLKDEERLKQERAHALQTKERMALEGMGSGSHQVTYGRRASPYGEEYGRARGSPSSFNSSSSSPRFASDLEQARPQTTGEEELQLQLALAMSREEAEKKPLPPISSRDEERQLQLALALSKEEHEKEVRTWQGENSLMQRAVEEPAQGREEEEEEEKMKKSQSSIMELADIFGPAPAPSSHTSADPWDMPELDPFDDLFPSTKQDGAKSFDLTNLAESLPESSKERKDCKTPEAFLGPAASSLVNLDSLVAPAPASKTRNPFLSGLSTPSPTNPFSLAEQPKPTLNQMRTSSPVPALPAGLPANSMTYSASLPMPLSSVPTAATALPVSASAFPQAGTFPELPTTLPQPLLPMSGPPAPPPAPGGLNPFL; from the exons ATGACGACCTCGGCACTGCGCAGGCAGGTGAAGAACATCGTGCACAACTACTCGGAGGCTGAGATCAAAGTGCGGGAGGCCACCTCCAATGATCCCTGGGGACCACCCAGCTCCCTGATGTCAGAGATCGCCGATCTCACCTTCAACACGGTGGCCTTCGCCGAGGTCATGGGCATGATCTGGCGGCGGCTGAACGACAGCGGCAAAAACTGGCGTCACGTCTACAAAGCCCTCACCCTCCTGGACTACCTCATCAAAACCGGCTCCGAGAAGGTGACCCACCAGTGCCGGGAGAACCTCTACACCATCCAGACGCTGAAGGACTTCCAGTACGTGGACCGTGATGGCAAGGACCAGGGCATCAACATCCGAGAGAAGGTGAAGCAGGTGATGGCTCTGCTGAAGGACGAGGAGCGGCTGAAGCAGGAGCGGGCACATGCGCTGCAGACCAAGGAGCGCATGGCCCTCGAGGGCATGGGCAGTGGCAGCCACCAGGTCACCTACGGCCGCCGTGCATCACCCTATGGCGAGGAGTACGGCCGGGCACGGGGCTCACCCTCCTCCTTTAACT catcatcctcatccccacGGTTTGCCTCTGACCTGGAGCAAGCGAGGCCCCAGACtacaggagaggaggagctgcagctgcagcttgcACTGGCCATGAGTcgggaggaggcagagaag AAGCCACTTCCTCCAATTTCCAGTAGAGATGAAGAAAGGCAATTGCAGCTAGCGCTCGCGCTGAGCAAAGAGGAGCATGAGAAG GAGGTGAGGACTTGGCAAGGGGAGAACTCCCTGATGCAGAGAGCTGTGGAGgagcctgcccagggcagggaggaagaggaggaagaagaaaagatgaagaaaagccAG tCTTCTATCATGGAGCTGGCAGATATATTTGGGCCGGCACCAGCTCCCTCCAGCCACACGTCTGCTGACCCATGGGATATGCCAG agctggaccccTTTGATGACCTGTTCCCCAGCACCAAGCAGGATGGAGCGAAGAGCTTCGACCTCACCAACCTGGCTGAGTCTCTGCCCGAATCCAGCAAAGAACGGAAGGACTGTAAAACCCCTGAAGCCTTCCTTGGCCCCGCTGCCTCCTCCCTTGTCAACCTGGACTCCCTGGTCGCGCCTGCACCAGCCTCCAAGACACGCAACCCCTTTCTCTCGG GTCTGAGCACGCCGTCCCCCACCAACCCTTTCAGCCTCGCCGAACAGCCCAAGCCGACGCTCAACCAGATGCGGACCAGCTCGCCGGTGCCCGCCCTGCCCGCCGGCCTCCCCGCCAACTCCATGACCTACAGCGCGTCCCTGCCGATGCCCCTCAGCAGTGTCCCCACCGCCGCCACCGCCCTCCCCGTCTCCGCCAGTGCCTTCCCCCAGGCCGGCACCTTTCCCGAACTCCCCACCACTTTGCCGCAGCCGTTACTGCCCATGAGCGGCCCCCCGGCCCCACCGCCCGCTCCGGGGGGGCTCAACCCCTTCCTCTGA
- the EPN3 gene encoding epsin-3 isoform X4 has protein sequence MTTSALRRQVKNIVHNYSEAEIKVREATSNDPWGPPSSLMSEIADLTFNTVAFAEVMGMIWRRLNDSGKNWRHVYKALTLLDYLIKTGSEKVTHQCRENLYTIQTLKDFQYVDRDGKDQGINIREKVKQVMALLKDEERLKQERAHALQTKERMALEGMGSGSHQVTYGRRASPYGEEYGRARGSPSSFNSSSSSPRFASDLEQARPQTTGEEELQLQLALAMSREEAEKKPLPPISSRDEERQLQLALALSKEEHEKEVRTWQGENSLMQRAVEEPAQGREEEEEEEKMKKSQSSIMELADIFGPAPAPSSHTSADPWDMPAPGGDAFDLFAKLPEQDSSQPPSSAKSNSPVELDPFDDLFPSTKQDGAKSFDLTNLAESLPESSKERKDCKTPEAFLGPAASSLVNLDSLVAPAPASKTRNPFLSGLSTPSPTNPFSLAEQPKPTLNQMRTSSPVPALPAGLPANSMTYSASLPMPLSSVPTAATALPVSASAFPQAGTFPELPTTLPQPLLPMSGPPAPPPAPGGLNPFL, from the exons ATGACGACCTCGGCACTGCGCAGGCAGGTGAAGAACATCGTGCACAACTACTCGGAGGCTGAGATCAAAGTGCGGGAGGCCACCTCCAATGATCCCTGGGGACCACCCAGCTCCCTGATGTCAGAGATCGCCGATCTCACCTTCAACACGGTGGCCTTCGCCGAGGTCATGGGCATGATCTGGCGGCGGCTGAACGACAGCGGCAAAAACTGGCGTCACGTCTACAAAGCCCTCACCCTCCTGGACTACCTCATCAAAACCGGCTCCGAGAAGGTGACCCACCAGTGCCGGGAGAACCTCTACACCATCCAGACGCTGAAGGACTTCCAGTACGTGGACCGTGATGGCAAGGACCAGGGCATCAACATCCGAGAGAAGGTGAAGCAGGTGATGGCTCTGCTGAAGGACGAGGAGCGGCTGAAGCAGGAGCGGGCACATGCGCTGCAGACCAAGGAGCGCATGGCCCTCGAGGGCATGGGCAGTGGCAGCCACCAGGTCACCTACGGCCGCCGTGCATCACCCTATGGCGAGGAGTACGGCCGGGCACGGGGCTCACCCTCCTCCTTTAACT catcatcctcatccccacGGTTTGCCTCTGACCTGGAGCAAGCGAGGCCCCAGACtacaggagaggaggagctgcagctgcagcttgcACTGGCCATGAGTcgggaggaggcagagaag AAGCCACTTCCTCCAATTTCCAGTAGAGATGAAGAAAGGCAATTGCAGCTAGCGCTCGCGCTGAGCAAAGAGGAGCATGAGAAG GAGGTGAGGACTTGGCAAGGGGAGAACTCCCTGATGCAGAGAGCTGTGGAGgagcctgcccagggcagggaggaagaggaggaagaagaaaagatgaagaaaagccAG tCTTCTATCATGGAGCTGGCAGATATATTTGGGCCGGCACCAGCTCCCTCCAGCCACACGTCTGCTGACCCATGGGATATGCCAG ctccagggGGAGACGCTTTCGATCTGTTTGCAAAGCTGCCGGAGCAGGATTCCTCACAGCCACCCTCCTCTGCCAAGTCCAACAGCCCCGTCG agctggaccccTTTGATGACCTGTTCCCCAGCACCAAGCAGGATGGAGCGAAGAGCTTCGACCTCACCAACCTGGCTGAGTCTCTGCCCGAATCCAGCAAAGAACGGAAGGACTGTAAAACCCCTGAAGCCTTCCTTGGCCCCGCTGCCTCCTCCCTTGTCAACCTGGACTCCCTGGTCGCGCCTGCACCAGCCTCCAAGACACGCAACCCCTTTCTCTCGG GTCTGAGCACGCCGTCCCCCACCAACCCTTTCAGCCTCGCCGAACAGCCCAAGCCGACGCTCAACCAGATGCGGACCAGCTCGCCGGTGCCCGCCCTGCCCGCCGGCCTCCCCGCCAACTCCATGACCTACAGCGCGTCCCTGCCGATGCCCCTCAGCAGTGTCCCCACCGCCGCCACCGCCCTCCCCGTCTCCGCCAGTGCCTTCCCCCAGGCCGGCACCTTTCCCGAACTCCCCACCACTTTGCCGCAGCCGTTACTGCCCATGAGCGGCCCCCCGGCCCCACCGCCCGCTCCGGGGGGGCTCAACCCCTTCCTCTGA
- the EPN3 gene encoding epsin-3 isoform X3, which translates to MTTSALRRQVKNIVHNYSEAEIKVREATSNDPWGPPSSLMSEIADLTFNTVAFAEVMGMIWRRLNDSGKNWRHVYKALTLLDYLIKTGSEKVTHQCRENLYTIQTLKDFQYVDRDGKDQGINIREKVKQVMALLKDEERLKQERAHALQTKERMALEGMGSGSHQVTYGRRASPYGEEYGRARGSPSSFNSSSSSPRFASDLEQARPQTTGEEELQLQLALAMSREEAEKKPLPPISSRDEERQLQLALALSKEEHEKEVRTWQGENSLMQRAVEEPAQGREEEEEEEKMKKSQSSIMELADIFGPAPAPSSHTSADPWDMPDMKPKAEPAASAWTGAADPWVPVPAAGGEPLSQAGASSQQTSAGPWDFPPGTTTAATSDPWGKASLSSGFPPADPWVTASPPAQAPGSTPAADPWAAVAEQPPNPELDPFDDLFPSTKQDGAKSFDLTNLAESLPESSKERKDCKTPEAFLGPAASSLVNLDSLVAPAPASKTRNPFLSGLSTPSPTNPFSLAEQPKPTLNQMRTSSPVPALPAGLPANSMTYSASLPMPLSSVPTAATALPVSASAFPQAGTFPELPTTLPQPLLPMSGPPAPPPAPGGLNPFL; encoded by the exons ATGACGACCTCGGCACTGCGCAGGCAGGTGAAGAACATCGTGCACAACTACTCGGAGGCTGAGATCAAAGTGCGGGAGGCCACCTCCAATGATCCCTGGGGACCACCCAGCTCCCTGATGTCAGAGATCGCCGATCTCACCTTCAACACGGTGGCCTTCGCCGAGGTCATGGGCATGATCTGGCGGCGGCTGAACGACAGCGGCAAAAACTGGCGTCACGTCTACAAAGCCCTCACCCTCCTGGACTACCTCATCAAAACCGGCTCCGAGAAGGTGACCCACCAGTGCCGGGAGAACCTCTACACCATCCAGACGCTGAAGGACTTCCAGTACGTGGACCGTGATGGCAAGGACCAGGGCATCAACATCCGAGAGAAGGTGAAGCAGGTGATGGCTCTGCTGAAGGACGAGGAGCGGCTGAAGCAGGAGCGGGCACATGCGCTGCAGACCAAGGAGCGCATGGCCCTCGAGGGCATGGGCAGTGGCAGCCACCAGGTCACCTACGGCCGCCGTGCATCACCCTATGGCGAGGAGTACGGCCGGGCACGGGGCTCACCCTCCTCCTTTAACT catcatcctcatccccacGGTTTGCCTCTGACCTGGAGCAAGCGAGGCCCCAGACtacaggagaggaggagctgcagctgcagcttgcACTGGCCATGAGTcgggaggaggcagagaag AAGCCACTTCCTCCAATTTCCAGTAGAGATGAAGAAAGGCAATTGCAGCTAGCGCTCGCGCTGAGCAAAGAGGAGCATGAGAAG GAGGTGAGGACTTGGCAAGGGGAGAACTCCCTGATGCAGAGAGCTGTGGAGgagcctgcccagggcagggaggaagaggaggaagaagaaaagatgaagaaaagccAG tCTTCTATCATGGAGCTGGCAGATATATTTGGGCCGGCACCAGCTCCCTCCAGCCACACGTCTGCTGACCCATGGGATATGCCAG ATATGAAACCCAAAGCAGAGCCCGCAGCCTCTGCCTGGACGGGTGCTGCTGACCCCTGGGTGCCGGTCCCGGCTGCGGGTGGGGAGCCCCTCTCCCAGGCGGGTGCTTCATCCCAGCAaacctctgctggtccttgGGATTTCCCCCCTGGTACCACCACTGCTGCCACCTCCGATCCTTGGGGGAAGGCTTCCTTGTCTTCTGGCTTCCCTCCTGCGGATCCCTGGGTGACAgcatcccccccagcccaggcccCTGGTTCTACACCAGCTGCTGACCCTTGGGCTGCTGTGGCTGAACAACCTCCTAACCCTG agctggaccccTTTGATGACCTGTTCCCCAGCACCAAGCAGGATGGAGCGAAGAGCTTCGACCTCACCAACCTGGCTGAGTCTCTGCCCGAATCCAGCAAAGAACGGAAGGACTGTAAAACCCCTGAAGCCTTCCTTGGCCCCGCTGCCTCCTCCCTTGTCAACCTGGACTCCCTGGTCGCGCCTGCACCAGCCTCCAAGACACGCAACCCCTTTCTCTCGG GTCTGAGCACGCCGTCCCCCACCAACCCTTTCAGCCTCGCCGAACAGCCCAAGCCGACGCTCAACCAGATGCGGACCAGCTCGCCGGTGCCCGCCCTGCCCGCCGGCCTCCCCGCCAACTCCATGACCTACAGCGCGTCCCTGCCGATGCCCCTCAGCAGTGTCCCCACCGCCGCCACCGCCCTCCCCGTCTCCGCCAGTGCCTTCCCCCAGGCCGGCACCTTTCCCGAACTCCCCACCACTTTGCCGCAGCCGTTACTGCCCATGAGCGGCCCCCCGGCCCCACCGCCCGCTCCGGGGGGGCTCAACCCCTTCCTCTGA